In Chitinivibrionales bacterium, one genomic interval encodes:
- a CDS encoding STAS domain-containing protein gives MATLTYKFGEKLFLGNADALSVIVDKMFENRDAATIVFDMENVKLCDSYGLKFLINYQRRANSTGKKLVLYRPDQFLREMFASTKLSHFFFIADALDDMGK, from the coding sequence ATGGCGACCCTTACCTATAAATTCGGTGAAAAACTGTTCCTCGGCAACGCCGACGCCCTGAGCGTGATCGTCGACAAGATGTTCGAAAACAGGGACGCGGCGACCATCGTGTTCGACATGGAAAATGTCAAGCTGTGCGACTCCTACGGCCTCAAGTTCCTCATCAATTACCAGCGCAGGGCGAACAGCACGGGCAAGAAGCTCGTGCTGTACCGGCCCGACCAGTTCCTCCGGGAGATGTTCGCGAGCACCAAGCTGTCGCATTTCTTTTTCATCGCCGATGCTCTTGACGATATGGGAAAATAA